In one Chelmon rostratus isolate fCheRos1 chromosome 7, fCheRos1.pri, whole genome shotgun sequence genomic region, the following are encoded:
- the LOC121609049 gene encoding solute carrier family 13 member 2-like translates to MAGFLTWLWRYRNYIVIVLTPLLLLPLPLIIPTPEAKCGFVIILMALYWCTECIPLAVTALLPVILFPMMGIMESGEVCIQYLKDSNMLFFGGLLVAIAVEQWNLHRRIALQVLLVVGVKPSFLMMGFMSTTAFLSMWISNTAATAMMLPIANAVLQQLCETEANAEERDYNLTTAKDGQENQAFETGDTKESLDVELKPKDSSINMDAEKDGHPDTKEMKENDASSSVSSVFPEVCGTSPEVEQRRLKRDQKYAELMKGMSLSVCYAASIGGTATLTGTTPNVILKGQIDELFPGNGGIINFASFFGFSFPNMVLMLALSWLWLQFIYLGFNLRKSFGCGTKKDGDREAFQVIKNEYKRLGRWSFAEACVLVIFTLLVLLWFTREPGFIPGWATVLFNKDKPYVTDGTVAILMSALLFCIPSNLPRCFEKSKDGAPAEAPSPLLSWNIVHEKMPWNILLLLGGGFALAHGSEKSGLSVWLGESLIPLQNIPPFAISILLCLLVAMFTECSSNTETTTLFLPILASMATAIKIHPLYVMLPCTISASLAFMLPVATPPNALAFSYGNLKVMDMAKAGFVLNFVGVVTINIAINTWGVVMFQLNTFPSWANVTTTP, encoded by the exons GAGGCAAAATGTGGCTTTGTAATAATCCTCATGGCGCTGTACTGGTGCACCGAGTGTATCCCTCTGGCTGTGACCGCTCTGCTGCCCGTCATTCTCTTCCCCATGATGGGCATCATGGAATCAGGCGAG GTTTGTATCCAGTACCTAAAGGATtccaacatgctgttttttggCGGGCTGCTGGTGGCCATCGCTGTCGAGCAGTGGAACCTGCACAGAAGGATCGCCCTTCAAGTTCTCCTTGTTGTAGGGGTGAAGCCATCTTT CCTGATGATGGGTTTCATGAGCACCACGGCCTTTCTGTCCATGTGGATCAGTAACACGGCTGCCACAGCCATGATGCTGCCCATCGCCAACGCTGTGctacagcagctgtgtgagacAGAGGCCAACGCTGAAGAAAGGGATTATAACCTGACCACCGCAAAGGATGGACAGGAAAACCAGGCATTCGAGACGGGTGACACCAAAGAAAGCCTTGATGTGGAGCTCAAACCAAAGGACAGCAGCATCAACatgg ATGCAGAAAAAGATGGCCACCCAGATACgaaggaaatgaaggaaaatgatGCTTCTTcaa GTGTCAGCTCGGTCTTTCCAGAGGTTTGCGGCACGAGTCCAGAGGTGGAGCAGCGCAGACTTAAGAGGGACCAGAAATATGCGGAGTTGATGAAAGGCATGAGCCTGAGCGTTTGTTATGCTGCCAGTATCGGTGGCACGGCTACCCTCACTGGAACCACACCAAATGTCATCCTGAAAGGCCAGATTGATGA ACTCTTCCCAGGTAATGGAGGCATAATCAACTTTGCAAGCTTTTTCGGCTTCTCCTTCCCCAACATGGTGCTCATGCTCGCCCTGTCTTGGTTGTGGCTGCAGTTCATATATTTGGGCTTCAA CTTGAGAAAGTCCTTTGGATGTGGCACGAAGAAAGATGGCGACAGGGAGGCATTCCAGGTGATCAAAAATGAGTACAAAAGGTTGGGCAGGTGGAGCTTTGCTGAGGCCTGTGTGCTGGTTATCTTCACGCTGCTGGTTCTTCTGTGGTTTACCAGGGAGCCTGGGTTCATACCCGGCTGGGCCACTGTGCTCTTCAACAAGGACAAACC GTACGTCACAGATGGCACTGTGGCCATATTGATGTCAGCACTCTTGTTCTGCATCCCGTCCAATTTGCCCAGATGCTTTGAGAAGTCCAAGGATG GGGCCCCTGCTGAAGCCCCTTCCCCTCTGCTGAGTTGGAACATAGTCCATGAAAAGATGCCTTGGAACATCCTTTTGCTTCTGGGGGGAGGTTTTGCTCTGGCCCACGGCAGTGAG AAATCTGGACTATCTGTGTGGCTCGGAGAAAGTCTCATACCGCTGCAGAACATCCCTCCTTTTGCCATCTCCAtcctgctgtgtctgctggtgGCCATGTTCACCGAATGTTCTAGCAACACTGAAACCACCACCCTCTTCCTGCCTATACTGGCCTCCATG GCCACTGCCATCAAGATCCACCCTCTGTATGTCATGTTGCCCTGCACCATCTCTGCCTCACTGGCTTTCATGCTGCCTGTGGCCACTCCACCCAATGCCCTCGCCTTCTCCTATGGCAACCTTAAAGTCATGGACATG GCCAAAGCTGGATTCGTTCTGAACTTTGTTGGAGTCGTTACCATCAACATAGCCATTAACACGTGGGGCGTGGTCATGTTCCAGCTGAATACCTTTCCCAGCTGGGCTAATGTCACCACAACCCCTTGA
- the foxn1 gene encoding forkhead box protein N1, protein MITPQTTESRYDCVTQRENNDLSSRTAAANRRHSCDGAISPGSGPAPGRGPAESDRFHPYRRQFSNGSVTAAGCLQQCSSSFSCLQEMCSPDTDSSSGEAPTSWDQYNGSFQSSHSELPAAPAEPSCFLSQSYPSYSSSSPLQQVSSRHYPNNDQSNSSKYSLSTESHQESTTHSLFPKPIYSYSILIFMALKNSKTGSLPVSEIYSFMTEHFPYFKTAPDGWKNSVRHNLSLNKCFVKVENKNGNSSRKGCLWALNPAKVEKMQDEVHKWRRKDPLTVRRSMAKPECLDRLLGERPDKLRSLPPYPNPALLSRVAPVYTTTPSSCPPAQVQPPCQAIRPPQYTHIQSQQPCYLPPAAAHPSNSFAMYSPCGQPTAIGSLNSPMVAKMPPAYNVALQAEYSVGPRSVQDFLLEGDASYDIDTLNPSLTDLQLQGSLWEELREDSLVSDPQDTTTTPTTTSALQDHHVQTSCLQIIPPPPAGRRKVDYEVENTDCGRNLEQLGCLNGLHPVVYSGVESLAGYLTSCTTSISLM, encoded by the exons ATGATAACACCACAGACTACAGAGAGCAGGTACGACTGCGTCACCCAGCGAGAGAACAATGACCTCAGCTCGAGGACTGCGGCTGCGAACAGGAGGCACAGCTGCGATGGCGCCATCAGTCCAGGGTCGGGACCAGCACCGGGACGAGGCCCCGCTGAGTCTGACCGCTTCCATCCGTACCGTCGACAGTTCAGCAACGGATCAGTGACGGCCGCGGGTTGTCTCCAACAGTGCTCGTCTTCCTTCAGCTGTCTGCAGGAGATGTGCAGCCCTGACACGGACAGCTCAAGTGGCGAGGCACCGACATCCTGGGACCAGTACAATGGCAGCTTTCAG AGTTCACACTCAGAACTGCCAGCTGCACCAGCAGAgccttcctgcttcctgtctcaaaGCTATCCATCCTACAGCTCATCCAGCCCTCTACAACAG GTCTCATCTAGACACTACCCTAACAACGACCAGTCCAACAGCTCCAAATATTCTCTCTCCACTGAATCACACCAGGAGAGCACCACACACTCCCTCTTCCCCAAGCCCATTTACTCATACAG CATCTTGATCTTCATGGCTCTGAAGAACAGTAAAACAGGAAGTTTGCCAGTCAGTGAGATCTACAGCTTCATGACTGAACACTTCCCCTATTTCAAG ACAGCTCCTGATGGATGGAAGAACTCTGTGCGTCACAACCTCTCCCTGAACAAGTGCTTTGTGAAGGTGGAGAACAAAAACGGGAACTCGTCCCGCAAAGGTTGTCTGTGGGCTCTCAACCCAGCCAAGGTGGAGAAGATGCAGGATGAGGTGCACAAGTGGCGTCGCAAGGACCCCCTTACTGTTCGCAGGAGCATGGCGAAGCCAG AATGCCTTGACCGTCTACTGGGGGAGAGACCGGACAAGCTCAGGTCTTTGCCACCTTACCCAAACCCAGCTTTGTTATCCAGAGTGGCCCCTGTCTACACCACCACCCCATCTTCTTGCCCCCCAGCCCAAGTTCAACCACCCTGCCAAGCCATTCGGCCTCCAcagtacacacatatacaatcTCAGCAGCCCTGCTACCTTCCCCCCGCTGCTGCTCACCCCAGCAACTCATTTGCCATGTACTCACCCTGTGGACAGCCAACAGCCATTGGGAGCCTGAACTCGCCCATGGTTGCTAAGATGCCCCCTGCTTACAATGTTGCCCTGCAGGCTGAGTACAGCGTTGGCCCCAGGAGCGTGCAGGACTTTCTGCTGGAGGGAGACGCCAGTTATGACATTGACACGCTCAACCCCAGTCTGACTGACCTGCAACTGCAAG GTAGCTTATGGGAGGAGTTGAGGGAGGACAGTCTGGTTTCTGATCCACAAGACACCACCACGACCCCGACCACTACCTCTGCCCTGCAGGACCACCACGTCCAGACCAGCTGCCTGCAGATcatacctcctcctcctgctggtcGACGAAAAGTAGACTATGAGGTCGAAAACACAGACTGTGGAAGAAACTTAGAGCAACTTGGCTGTTTGAATGGGCTGCATCCTGTGGTATATTCAGGGGTGGAGAGTCTGGCTGGGTATCTGACCTCATGTACCACATCCATCTCCCTAATGTAA